Proteins encoded in a region of the Amphiprion ocellaris isolate individual 3 ecotype Okinawa chromosome 21, ASM2253959v1, whole genome shotgun sequence genome:
- the depdc4 gene encoding DEP domain-containing protein 4 isoform X2 produces the protein MMAVDLTPRFRRLNSQTRSFRENIQHGFSGPFGATQLWYNIIQALQTQVEVRRCRRHLRVHAECFTGSDAVDTVLSYLMQNVVFCTSEVSRLKAARLCQALMEAKVFEPVGTKLFRRDKEVAFEDSSCSLYRFLEYKVRLNSAMNEGSGDTENIAPEEQEIKRKKTSRLNELRTISNPLAVGPSDRRVERLLRTINLQPSLSPARHTTLRTSGFLSKAVVDEVWKQQTLLQLLQIVELPMLDCILTSPERVQSGACRAPLVNQDLVISNTCLERELPDTLNLPQLDGWLSAAADCLELFPDQLIVVAGEQLNQQGSKPSIEDSDAEQIANQKRLLFDTIAKYYSGQERTPLLSGRYLDIHTAILDLLDDGKVQDAIRASQLCLRLLDTSVRDELRRLLAFMATAAHSDACRLQKQTDNRALVCRTFQRALVQNHELTRSQSETLTLFLIDNHTELFKTPTTLIEAVRRTLRTMQQGKDPDSIATFTFCQQVTPQEYEDQREATTLESLKQLLHDISSSKSMPIKEKRRLLKEFEKHHPVVFLQHFSSTF, from the exons ATGATGGCGGTTGATTTGACTCCTCGGTTTCGACGGTTGAACAGCCAAACAAGAAGTTTTCGTGAAAATATCCAGCACG GTTTCTCAGGGCCTTTTGGTGCCACCCAGCTGTGGTACAACATCATCCAAGCCCTGCAGACTCAGGTGGAGGTGCGTCGCTGCAGAAGACACCTACGTGTTCATGCTGAATGTTTCACAGGCTCAGATGCTGTGGACACAGTTCTCAGTTATTTAATGCAGAATGTGGTGTTTTGTACAAGTGAAGTGTCCCGCCTCAAAGCTGCTCGACTCTGCCAGGCTCTGATGGAGGCGAAGGTGTTTGAGCCAGTGGGCACAAAGCTGTTTCGCAGAGACAAGGAAGTGGCCTTTGAggacagcagctgcagccttTACCGTTTTCTGGAATATAAAGTAAGGTTGAATTCAGCCATGAACGAGGGCAGTGGTGACACAGAAAACATAGCACCAGAGGAACAGGAGATAAAGAGGAAGAAGACCTCAAG GCTGAATGAACTGAGGACCATCTCCAATCCTCTTGCTGTTGGACCATCAGACAGGAGGGTTGAAAGGCTGCTGAGAACCATCAACCTGCAACCATCTTTGTCTCCAGCTCGACACACAACCCTCAGGACTTCTGGTTTTCTGTCCAAAGCTG TGGTGGATGAGGTTTGGAAGCAGCAGACCCtcttgcagctgctgcagatagTAGAGTTGCCCATGTTGGACTGCATACTGACCTCTCCTGAAAGGGTTCAGTCTGGGGCCTGCAGAGCTCCTCTGGTGAACCAGGACCTGGTTATCTCAAACACATGCCTGGAAAGAGAGCTGCCAGACACCCTTAACCTACCTCA ATTGGATGGGTggctgtcagcagcagcagactgctTGGAGCTCTTTCCTGACCAGCTGATCGTGGTTGCAGGGGAACAGCTCAACCAGCAAGGCAGTAAACCCTCTATCGAGGACAGCGATGCAGAGCAGATTGCAAACCAGAAGAGACTACTCTTTGATACTATTGCAAAATACTACAGTGGACAGGAAAGAACACCACTTCTTTCAGGACGCTACCTGGATATACATACGGCAATTCTGGATTTACTGG ATGATGGGAAGGTGCAAGATGCCATCAGAGCATCTCAGTTGTGTTTGAGGCTGCTGGATACGAGTGTGAGGGATGAACTGCGGAGACTGCTGGCCTTCATGGCCACAGCAGCTCACTCGGATGCCTGTCGTCTGCAGAAACAG actgATAACAGGGCATTGGTCTGCCGCACTTTTCAAAGAGCACTTGTTCAAAATCATGAACTGACTCGATCGCAGAGTGAAACTCTGACACTCTTTCTCATTGACAATCACACTGAGCTTTTTAAG ACTCCTACAACCCTTATTGAAGCTGTGAGGAGAACACTGAGGACGATGCAGCAGGGCAAAGATCCTGACTCCATTGCCA CGTTCACCTTCTGCCAGCAGGTGACTCCACAGGAATATGAGGACCAGCGAGAGGCTACCACCTTGGAAAGCCTCAAACAGCTTCTTCATGACATTTCCTCAAGCAAGAGCATGCCAATCAAGGAGAAGAGGAGGCTGCTGAAAGAGTTTGAGAAACATCACCCTGTGGTCTTCCTCCAGCATTTCTCCAGCACTTTCTGA
- the tcp11l2 gene encoding T-complex protein 11-like protein 2 has translation MPLNDERPTSTSSGEDQGSDVESSSERCDSMTLASDLDCSRESFSSDCSSKHCTPSSSPPKTLTLDEVMDAGRDLFNLSLSHEIVVNQSFRMELNTIPQDSLGKMVRDNLHKAFWDILEAELNDDPPEYGQAIKLLEEIRAILLSFLNPGANRMRTQIMEVLDMDLIRQQADNDAVDIQGLASYIITTMGKMCAPVRDEEIKKLRESTLNIVALFREIFRVLDLMKADIVNITIEQLRPVLQRHSVEYERATFQRILDKTPSALDHTTSWIKSSLEELQSATIPKEQADGDGKRQQVVPGPFQVINVAFLRILTGDFFKGPLPETLATDETRLLEIHWQLQQCQAVNEVLLIVYSTIGGPIQGLPSLSDRLKRMISVLLDGMHRPDFNIQESLEGISAQICCELNKSLTERNYPALTPALQATLTGQICSITQKDNPIRTLVEDRVQLYFMALLSDPKSQLKLEQVPAGLTAIKPELTLLGAKFVSLVNYNKSVYGPFYADIIRKLLFSNNPPAASFPQDTAQDSVTHN, from the exons ATGCCTCTAAATGATGAGCGACCCACCTCCACATCCAGCGGTGAGGACCAAGGCAGTGATGTAGAGTCCTCGTCAGAGCGCTGCGACAGCATGACATTGGCCAGTGACCTGGACTGCTCACGTGAAAGTTTCTCCAGTGACTGCTCCAGTAAACATTGTACACCCTCCT CAAGCCCACCTAAAACTTTAACCCTGGATGAAGTCATGGATGCTGGAAGAGACCTGTTCAACCTAAGCCTTTCCCATGAAATTGTTGTGAACCAGAGTTTCCGAATGGAACTGAATACCATACCCCAAGACAG tTTAGGGAAGATGGTTAGAGATAATCTCCACAAGGCTTTCTGGGACATCCTGGAGGCTGAGCTGAACGATGACCCTCCTGAGTATGGACAAGCCATCAAATTATTGGAGGAGATCAGAGCG ATCTTACTATCATTCCTTAATCCGGGTGCCAATCGGATGCGGACCCAGATCATGGAGGTGCTGGACATGGACCTGATTCGTCAGCAGGCTGACAACGACGCTGTAGACATCCAGGGGCTTGCCTCTTACATTATCACCACCATGGGCAAAATGTGTGCACCAGTGAGAGATGAGGAAATCAAGAAGTTACGAGAAAGCACACTTAACATAGTGGCACTCTTTAG GGAGATATTCCGTGTGTTGGACCTGATGAAGGCAGACATTGTCAACATTACAATTGAACAACTGAGGCCTGTACTGCAGAGACACAGTGTTGAGTATGAGAGGGCAACATTTCAGAGGATCCTGGACAAAACACCCA GTGCTTTAGACCACACCACCTCCTGGATCAAGTCTTCCCTGGAAGAGCTGCAGTCAGCCACCATACCCAAAGAGCAAGCTGACGGTGATGGAAAAAGACAGCAAGTGGTGCCTGGGCCCTTTCAGGTCATCAATGTTGCCTTCCTCCGTATCCTCACAGGGGACTTCTTTAAAGGCCCACTGCCTGAG aCCTTGGCGACAGATGAAACCCGCCTGCTGGAGATTCACTGGCAGCTTCAGCAGTGTCAGGCGGTGAACGAGGTGCTGCTTATTGTCTATAGCACCATTGGAGGGCCTATCCAGGGCCTTCCCTCCCTGTCTGACCGTCTGAAGAGGATGATCAGTGTGCTGCTGGACGGGATGCACAGACC GGATTTTAACATTCAAGAGTCACTAGAGGGCATCAGTGCACAGATCTGCTGTGAGCTCAACAAGTCTTTAACAGAGAGGAACTACCCTGCACTCACCCCAGCACTTCAAGCCACCCTCACGGGTCAGATCTGCAGCATCACCCAGAAGGACAATCCCATCCGCACTCTAGTTG AGGACCGTGTGCAGCTGTACTTCATGGCCcttctcagtgaccccaaatCCCAGCTCAAACTTGAACAGGTACCAGCTGGCTTGACCGCTATCAAGCCTGAACTAACACTGCTAGGAGCCAAGTTCGTCTCCCTGGTCAACTACAACAAAAGTGTTTATGGACCTTTCTATGCGGACATCATCAGGAAGCTGTTGTTCAGCAACAACCCACCTGCAGCAAGCTTTCCTCAGGACACGGCTCAGGACTCTGTCACCCACAATTAA
- the depdc4 gene encoding DEP domain-containing protein 4 isoform X1, whose amino-acid sequence MMAVDLTPRFRRLNSQTRSFRENIQHGFSGPFGATQLWYNIIQALQTQVEVRRCRRHLRVHAECFTGSDAVDTVLSYLMQNVVFCTSEVSRLKAARLCQALMEAKVFEPVGTKLFRRDKEVAFEDSSCSLYRFLEYKVRLNSAMNEGSGDTENIAPEEQEIKRKKTSRLNELRTISNPLAVGPSDRRVERLLRTINLQPSLSPARHTTLRTSGFLSKAVVDEVWKQQTLLQLLQIVELPMLDCILTSPERVQSGACRAPLVNQDLVISNTCLERELPDTLNLPQLDGWLSAAADCLELFPDQLIVVAGEQLNQQGSKPSIEDSDAEQIANQKRLLFDTIAKYYSGQERTPLLSGRYLDIHTAILDLLDDGKVQDAIRASQLCLRLLDTSVRDELRRLLAFMATAAHSDACRLQKQTDNRALVCRTFQRALVQNHELTRSQSETLTLFLIDNHTELFKCITKRVQSFYMESTPTTLIEAVRRTLRTMQQGKDPDSIATFTFCQQVTPQEYEDQREATTLESLKQLLHDISSSKSMPIKEKRRLLKEFEKHHPVVFLQHFSSTF is encoded by the exons ATGATGGCGGTTGATTTGACTCCTCGGTTTCGACGGTTGAACAGCCAAACAAGAAGTTTTCGTGAAAATATCCAGCACG GTTTCTCAGGGCCTTTTGGTGCCACCCAGCTGTGGTACAACATCATCCAAGCCCTGCAGACTCAGGTGGAGGTGCGTCGCTGCAGAAGACACCTACGTGTTCATGCTGAATGTTTCACAGGCTCAGATGCTGTGGACACAGTTCTCAGTTATTTAATGCAGAATGTGGTGTTTTGTACAAGTGAAGTGTCCCGCCTCAAAGCTGCTCGACTCTGCCAGGCTCTGATGGAGGCGAAGGTGTTTGAGCCAGTGGGCACAAAGCTGTTTCGCAGAGACAAGGAAGTGGCCTTTGAggacagcagctgcagccttTACCGTTTTCTGGAATATAAAGTAAGGTTGAATTCAGCCATGAACGAGGGCAGTGGTGACACAGAAAACATAGCACCAGAGGAACAGGAGATAAAGAGGAAGAAGACCTCAAG GCTGAATGAACTGAGGACCATCTCCAATCCTCTTGCTGTTGGACCATCAGACAGGAGGGTTGAAAGGCTGCTGAGAACCATCAACCTGCAACCATCTTTGTCTCCAGCTCGACACACAACCCTCAGGACTTCTGGTTTTCTGTCCAAAGCTG TGGTGGATGAGGTTTGGAAGCAGCAGACCCtcttgcagctgctgcagatagTAGAGTTGCCCATGTTGGACTGCATACTGACCTCTCCTGAAAGGGTTCAGTCTGGGGCCTGCAGAGCTCCTCTGGTGAACCAGGACCTGGTTATCTCAAACACATGCCTGGAAAGAGAGCTGCCAGACACCCTTAACCTACCTCA ATTGGATGGGTggctgtcagcagcagcagactgctTGGAGCTCTTTCCTGACCAGCTGATCGTGGTTGCAGGGGAACAGCTCAACCAGCAAGGCAGTAAACCCTCTATCGAGGACAGCGATGCAGAGCAGATTGCAAACCAGAAGAGACTACTCTTTGATACTATTGCAAAATACTACAGTGGACAGGAAAGAACACCACTTCTTTCAGGACGCTACCTGGATATACATACGGCAATTCTGGATTTACTGG ATGATGGGAAGGTGCAAGATGCCATCAGAGCATCTCAGTTGTGTTTGAGGCTGCTGGATACGAGTGTGAGGGATGAACTGCGGAGACTGCTGGCCTTCATGGCCACAGCAGCTCACTCGGATGCCTGTCGTCTGCAGAAACAG actgATAACAGGGCATTGGTCTGCCGCACTTTTCAAAGAGCACTTGTTCAAAATCATGAACTGACTCGATCGCAGAGTGAAACTCTGACACTCTTTCTCATTGACAATCACACTGAGCTTTTTAAG TGTATCACAAAAAGAGTCCAATCATTTTACATGGAATCT ACTCCTACAACCCTTATTGAAGCTGTGAGGAGAACACTGAGGACGATGCAGCAGGGCAAAGATCCTGACTCCATTGCCA CGTTCACCTTCTGCCAGCAGGTGACTCCACAGGAATATGAGGACCAGCGAGAGGCTACCACCTTGGAAAGCCTCAAACAGCTTCTTCATGACATTTCCTCAAGCAAGAGCATGCCAATCAAGGAGAAGAGGAGGCTGCTGAAAGAGTTTGAGAAACATCACCCTGTGGTCTTCCTCCAGCATTTCTCCAGCACTTTCTGA
- the scyl2 gene encoding SCY1-like protein 2 isoform X1 translates to MESMLNKLKSTVTKVTADVTSAVMGNPVTREFEVGRHIASGGPGLCWRIYNGTKKSTKQEVAVFVFDKKMIDKHQKFDKDQIIDSLKKGVQQLTRLRHPRLLTVQHPLEESRDCLAFCTEPVFASLSNVLGQWDNLPSPVPNDIKEYKLYDVETKYGLLQISEGLSFLHSGVKMVHGNLCPENIILNKSGAWKIMGFDFSISSNNPSDAEPKYTCKEWEPNLPPLCLPNPEYLAPEYILSVSCDSASDMYSLGVVMHAVFNEGKPVFQVNKHDIFKSFSRQLDQLSSMSPAVLNKIPEEVREHVKMLLSVTPNVRPDADQMTKIPFFDDVGAVTLQYFDSLFQRDNLQKSQFYKGLPKVLPKLPKRVVVYRILPALTSEFVNPDMVPFVLPNVLLIAEECTKDEYVRLILPDLTPVFKQQEPVQASNMILLIFLQKMDLLLTKTPAEDIKNSVLPMVYRALEAPSVQIQELCLNIIPTFANLIDYPSMKNSLIPRIKSACLQTSSLAVRVNSLVCLGKILEYLDKWFVIDEILPFLQQIPSREPAVLMGILGIYKCTFSHKKLGIPKEHLATKSLPHLVSLSIDNNLNLNQFNSFMMVIRDMLSRMEAEHKTKLEQLHVMQEEQRSINISNPGSQSEDIKSPPSSGNQIDDIFGSSGVNGKENGTAASTSQPNRMSLTLEEKQRLAKEQEQAAKLRNQQPLAPQTIKPAATTNAQTKDLTSSLLNNMTSLSSMSLANTPRPAPVQGTTMAAFPSTTPMVGSMGAPVSNGFNQTMGFQTGAMGMGMRPPGPGLYGGMATTTSTPNFGALAQNHGLAGQSNKAPDMSALDSLFTPNKPKVTLNQMGPNPTPGASTPWLSQFGPPQNAQTPMQGVPVGMGGVPSGFGMQANPFFSPQNFSQPAAAPSMNPSGIKHSASVNNDLKDLFG, encoded by the exons ATGGAGTCCATGCTGAACAAACTGAAAAGCACTGTCACCAAGGTGACTGCAGATGTCACCAGCGCCGTCATGGGTAATCCGGTGACACGGGAGTTTGAAGTTGGACGACATATTGCCAGTGGAGGTCCTGGCTTGTGCTGGAGGATCTATAATGGCACCAAGAAGTCCACaaaacag GAAGtggcagtgtttgtgtttgataaGAAGATGATTGACAAGCATCAGAAATTTGACAAGGACCAAATCATTGATTCACTGAAGAAAGGAGTGCAGCAGCTGACCAGATTGCGTCACCCCCGTCTCCTGACTGTACAGCATCCTCTGGAAGAGTCACG AGACTGCTTAGCATTCTGCACAGAGCCAGTGTTTGCCAGTCTGTCCAATGTACTGGGCCAGTGGGACAACCTGCCAAGCCCCGTGCCCAACGACATCAAGGAGTACAAACTCTATGATGTGGAGACCAAGTATGGCTTATTGCAG ATCTCCGAAGGTTTGTCCTTCCTCCACAGTGGGGTGAAAATGGTTCATGGAAACTTGTGTCCAGAGAACATCATCCTCAACAAGAGCGGAGCTTGGAAGATCATGGGCTTTGACTTCAGCATCTCCTCCAACAACCCCTCAGATGCGGAG CCTAAGTACACATGTAAAGAGTGGGAGCCCAACCTCCCACCACTCTGCCTCCCAAACCCTGAGTACTTGGCCCCTGAATACATACTGTCCGTCAGCTGTGACTCCGCCTCCGACATGTACTCTCTGGGCGTGGTCATGCATGCTGTCTTCAATGAAGGAAAGCCTGTTTTCCAAGTCAACAAGCATGACATATTTAAGAGCTTCAGTAGGCAGCTGGACCAG CTGAGCAGCATGAGCCCAGCAGTGTTGAACAAGATCCCTGAGGAGGTGCGGGAACACGTCAAAATGCTGCTCAGTGTCACTCCCAATGTCCGGCCTGACGCAGACCAGATGACGAAG attcCATTTTTTGATGATGTAGGTGCAGTGACCCTACAGTACTTTGACTCCCTCTTCCAAAGGGACAACCTACAGAAATCCCAGTTCTACAAAGGCCTCCCCAAAGTCCTGCCCAAATTACCAAAG AGAGTGGTGGTGTATCGAATCTTGCCTGCGTTGACCTCTGAGTTTGTCAATCCAGACATGGTTCCCTTTGTGCTGCCCAATGTGCTGCTTATTGCCGAGGAGTGCACCAAGGATGAGTATGTTCGCCTCATCCTGCCTGACCTCACACCTGTTTTCAAGCAGCAGGAGCCTGTTCAG GCTAGTAACATG ATCCTGCTGATATTCCTGCAAAAGATGGACCTGCTGCTGACCAAAACACCAGCGGAGGACATCAAGAACAGTGTGCTGCCCATGGTCTACAGAGCTCTGGAGGCCCCGTCAGTACAGATCCAG GAGCTGTGCCTGAACATCATCCCAACATTTGCCAACCTGATTGACTACCCATCCATGAAGAACTCCCTCATCCCTCGAATCAAATCAGCCTGCCTACAGACCTCCTCACTTGCT gTGCGAGTGAACTCTCTGGTGTGTCTGGGGAAGATTTTGGAATATCTAGACAAGTGGTTTGTCATTGATGAGATCCTGCCCTTCCTGCAGCAGATCCCCTCGAGAGAACCAGCAGTTCTTATGGGCATTTTGG GAATCTATAAGTGTACCTTCAGCCACAAGAAGCTGGGCATCCCCAAAGAGCACCTTGCCACCAAAAGCCTGCCGCATCTTGTCTCTCTTAGCATAGACAACAACCTCAATCTGAACCAG TTTAACTCTTTCATGATGGTTATCCGTGACATGCTGAGCCGCATGGAGGCCGAACACAAGACGAAGCTGGAGCAGCTGCATGTGATGCAAGAAGAGCAGAG GAGTATAAACATATCAAATCCAGGGAGCCAATCAGAGGACATCAAAAGTCCACCTAGCTCTGGCAACCAG attGACGATATCTTTGGCAGCTCAGGGGTTAATGGGAAAGAAAATGGAACTGCAGCATCAACCTCACAGCCTAATAGG ATGTCTCTCACTCTGGAGGAGAAGCAGCGATTGGCTAAGGAGCAGGAGCAGGCAGCCAAACTGAGGAACCAGCAGCCTTTAGCACCACAGACGATCAAACCAGCCGCCACTACCAATGCACAG aCGAAGGATCTGACAAGCAGCCTACTCAACAACATGACGTCTCTATCCAGCATGTCCTTGGCCAACACACCACGACCAGCCCCAGTCCAGGGCACCACCATGGCAGCCttcccctccaccaccccaatGGTCGGCTCCATGGGAGCCCCGGTCTCTAATGGTTTCAACCAAACCATGGGCTTCCAGACAGGAGCCATGGGGATGGGCATGCGGCCACCAGGTCCAGGCCTCTATGGCGGAATggccaccaccaccagcaccccTAACTTTGGAGCCCTTGCTCAGAATCACGGACTAGCTGGGCAGTCGAATAAAGCTCCCGACATGTCAGCCTTGGACAGTCTTTTTACTCCCAACAAACCCAAAGTCACCCTCAACCAAATGGGTCCCAATCCAACACCTGGGGCCAGCACTCCATGGCTCAGTCAGTTTGGTCCACCTCAGAATGCTCAGACTCCGATGCAGGGTGTGCCAGTAGGTATGGGAGGAGTACCCAGTGGGTTCGGGATGCAAGCAAACCCTTTCTTCAGCCCGCAGAACTTTTCTCAACCTGCTGCTGCCCCGAGCATGAACCCAAGTGGGATTAAACATAGTGCGTCTGTCAACAATGATCTGAAGGACTTATTTGGCTAA
- the scyl2 gene encoding SCY1-like protein 2 isoform X2: MESMLNKLKSTVTKVTADVTSAVMGNPVTREFEVGRHIASGGPGLCWRIYNGTKKSTKQEVAVFVFDKKMIDKHQKFDKDQIIDSLKKGVQQLTRLRHPRLLTVQHPLEESRDCLAFCTEPVFASLSNVLGQWDNLPSPVPNDIKEYKLYDVETKYGLLQISEGLSFLHSGVKMVHGNLCPENIILNKSGAWKIMGFDFSISSNNPSDAEPKYTCKEWEPNLPPLCLPNPEYLAPEYILSVSCDSASDMYSLGVVMHAVFNEGKPVFQVNKHDIFKSFSRQLDQLSSMSPAVLNKIPEEVREHVKMLLSVTPNVRPDADQMTKIPFFDDVGAVTLQYFDSLFQRDNLQKSQFYKGLPKVLPKLPKRVVVYRILPALTSEFVNPDMVPFVLPNVLLIAEECTKDEYVRLILPDLTPVFKQQEPVQILLIFLQKMDLLLTKTPAEDIKNSVLPMVYRALEAPSVQIQELCLNIIPTFANLIDYPSMKNSLIPRIKSACLQTSSLAVRVNSLVCLGKILEYLDKWFVIDEILPFLQQIPSREPAVLMGILGIYKCTFSHKKLGIPKEHLATKSLPHLVSLSIDNNLNLNQFNSFMMVIRDMLSRMEAEHKTKLEQLHVMQEEQRSINISNPGSQSEDIKSPPSSGNQIDDIFGSSGVNGKENGTAASTSQPNRMSLTLEEKQRLAKEQEQAAKLRNQQPLAPQTIKPAATTNAQTKDLTSSLLNNMTSLSSMSLANTPRPAPVQGTTMAAFPSTTPMVGSMGAPVSNGFNQTMGFQTGAMGMGMRPPGPGLYGGMATTTSTPNFGALAQNHGLAGQSNKAPDMSALDSLFTPNKPKVTLNQMGPNPTPGASTPWLSQFGPPQNAQTPMQGVPVGMGGVPSGFGMQANPFFSPQNFSQPAAAPSMNPSGIKHSASVNNDLKDLFG; the protein is encoded by the exons ATGGAGTCCATGCTGAACAAACTGAAAAGCACTGTCACCAAGGTGACTGCAGATGTCACCAGCGCCGTCATGGGTAATCCGGTGACACGGGAGTTTGAAGTTGGACGACATATTGCCAGTGGAGGTCCTGGCTTGTGCTGGAGGATCTATAATGGCACCAAGAAGTCCACaaaacag GAAGtggcagtgtttgtgtttgataaGAAGATGATTGACAAGCATCAGAAATTTGACAAGGACCAAATCATTGATTCACTGAAGAAAGGAGTGCAGCAGCTGACCAGATTGCGTCACCCCCGTCTCCTGACTGTACAGCATCCTCTGGAAGAGTCACG AGACTGCTTAGCATTCTGCACAGAGCCAGTGTTTGCCAGTCTGTCCAATGTACTGGGCCAGTGGGACAACCTGCCAAGCCCCGTGCCCAACGACATCAAGGAGTACAAACTCTATGATGTGGAGACCAAGTATGGCTTATTGCAG ATCTCCGAAGGTTTGTCCTTCCTCCACAGTGGGGTGAAAATGGTTCATGGAAACTTGTGTCCAGAGAACATCATCCTCAACAAGAGCGGAGCTTGGAAGATCATGGGCTTTGACTTCAGCATCTCCTCCAACAACCCCTCAGATGCGGAG CCTAAGTACACATGTAAAGAGTGGGAGCCCAACCTCCCACCACTCTGCCTCCCAAACCCTGAGTACTTGGCCCCTGAATACATACTGTCCGTCAGCTGTGACTCCGCCTCCGACATGTACTCTCTGGGCGTGGTCATGCATGCTGTCTTCAATGAAGGAAAGCCTGTTTTCCAAGTCAACAAGCATGACATATTTAAGAGCTTCAGTAGGCAGCTGGACCAG CTGAGCAGCATGAGCCCAGCAGTGTTGAACAAGATCCCTGAGGAGGTGCGGGAACACGTCAAAATGCTGCTCAGTGTCACTCCCAATGTCCGGCCTGACGCAGACCAGATGACGAAG attcCATTTTTTGATGATGTAGGTGCAGTGACCCTACAGTACTTTGACTCCCTCTTCCAAAGGGACAACCTACAGAAATCCCAGTTCTACAAAGGCCTCCCCAAAGTCCTGCCCAAATTACCAAAG AGAGTGGTGGTGTATCGAATCTTGCCTGCGTTGACCTCTGAGTTTGTCAATCCAGACATGGTTCCCTTTGTGCTGCCCAATGTGCTGCTTATTGCCGAGGAGTGCACCAAGGATGAGTATGTTCGCCTCATCCTGCCTGACCTCACACCTGTTTTCAAGCAGCAGGAGCCTGTTCAG ATCCTGCTGATATTCCTGCAAAAGATGGACCTGCTGCTGACCAAAACACCAGCGGAGGACATCAAGAACAGTGTGCTGCCCATGGTCTACAGAGCTCTGGAGGCCCCGTCAGTACAGATCCAG GAGCTGTGCCTGAACATCATCCCAACATTTGCCAACCTGATTGACTACCCATCCATGAAGAACTCCCTCATCCCTCGAATCAAATCAGCCTGCCTACAGACCTCCTCACTTGCT gTGCGAGTGAACTCTCTGGTGTGTCTGGGGAAGATTTTGGAATATCTAGACAAGTGGTTTGTCATTGATGAGATCCTGCCCTTCCTGCAGCAGATCCCCTCGAGAGAACCAGCAGTTCTTATGGGCATTTTGG GAATCTATAAGTGTACCTTCAGCCACAAGAAGCTGGGCATCCCCAAAGAGCACCTTGCCACCAAAAGCCTGCCGCATCTTGTCTCTCTTAGCATAGACAACAACCTCAATCTGAACCAG TTTAACTCTTTCATGATGGTTATCCGTGACATGCTGAGCCGCATGGAGGCCGAACACAAGACGAAGCTGGAGCAGCTGCATGTGATGCAAGAAGAGCAGAG GAGTATAAACATATCAAATCCAGGGAGCCAATCAGAGGACATCAAAAGTCCACCTAGCTCTGGCAACCAG attGACGATATCTTTGGCAGCTCAGGGGTTAATGGGAAAGAAAATGGAACTGCAGCATCAACCTCACAGCCTAATAGG ATGTCTCTCACTCTGGAGGAGAAGCAGCGATTGGCTAAGGAGCAGGAGCAGGCAGCCAAACTGAGGAACCAGCAGCCTTTAGCACCACAGACGATCAAACCAGCCGCCACTACCAATGCACAG aCGAAGGATCTGACAAGCAGCCTACTCAACAACATGACGTCTCTATCCAGCATGTCCTTGGCCAACACACCACGACCAGCCCCAGTCCAGGGCACCACCATGGCAGCCttcccctccaccaccccaatGGTCGGCTCCATGGGAGCCCCGGTCTCTAATGGTTTCAACCAAACCATGGGCTTCCAGACAGGAGCCATGGGGATGGGCATGCGGCCACCAGGTCCAGGCCTCTATGGCGGAATggccaccaccaccagcaccccTAACTTTGGAGCCCTTGCTCAGAATCACGGACTAGCTGGGCAGTCGAATAAAGCTCCCGACATGTCAGCCTTGGACAGTCTTTTTACTCCCAACAAACCCAAAGTCACCCTCAACCAAATGGGTCCCAATCCAACACCTGGGGCCAGCACTCCATGGCTCAGTCAGTTTGGTCCACCTCAGAATGCTCAGACTCCGATGCAGGGTGTGCCAGTAGGTATGGGAGGAGTACCCAGTGGGTTCGGGATGCAAGCAAACCCTTTCTTCAGCCCGCAGAACTTTTCTCAACCTGCTGCTGCCCCGAGCATGAACCCAAGTGGGATTAAACATAGTGCGTCTGTCAACAATGATCTGAAGGACTTATTTGGCTAA